In a single window of the Gadus chalcogrammus isolate NIFS_2021 chromosome 20, NIFS_Gcha_1.0, whole genome shotgun sequence genome:
- the tspan7b gene encoding tetraspanin-7b — translation METKPVITCLKTLLVVYSFVFWITGAILLAVGIWGKIMLGPYISLIADNSTNAPYVLIGTGTVIVVFGLFGCFATCRGSPWMLKLYAMFLSLVFLAELVAGISGFVFRHEIKGTFLRTYTDAVLNYNAENEASVAVDYLQHHLRCCGVYNYTSWLASVYYPANGIPPSCCLNSADCSTQDLRNATAAPTKVYHQGCYELVTSFMETNMAIIAGVTFGIAFSQLIGMLLACCLSRIITANQYEMV, via the exons ATAACTGGGGCTATCCTGTTGGCGGTGGGAATATGGGGCAAGATAATGCTGGGACCCTACATCTCGCTGATCGCCGACAACTCCACCAACGCGCCCTACGTCCTCATCGGCACCGGGACCGTCATCGTGGTGTTCGGCCTGTTCGGATGCTTCGCCACCTGCAGGGGGAGCCCCTGGATGCTGAAGCTG TACGCcatgttcctctctctggtcttCCTGGCCGAGCTGGTGGCCGGCATCTCTGGATTCGTCTTCCGTCACGAG ATAAAGGGAACCTTTTTAAGGACGTACACCGACGCTGTGCTCAACTATAATGCTGAAAACGAAGCAAGCGTCGCTGTAGACTATTTACAGCACCAT cTGCGCTGCTGTGGTGTGTACAACTACACTAGCTGGCTGGCCAGTGTTTACTACCCGGCCAACGGCATCCCCCCCAGCTGCTGCCTCAACTCGGCTGACTGCAGCACGCAGGACCTCCGCAACGCAACCGCCGCCCCCACCAAGGTCTATCACcag GGTTGCTATGAGTTGGTGACATCTTTCATGGAGACCAACATGGCCATCATCGCTGGTGTCACGTTTGGAATAGCCTTCTCTcag tTGATTGGCATGCTGCTGGCCTGCTGTCTGTCCAGGatcataacagccaatcagtacGAGATGGTTTAG